The following are encoded together in the Candidatus Methylomirabilis tolerans genome:
- the fabZ gene encoding 3-hydroxyacyl-ACP dehydratase FabZ, with protein sequence MIDIRQIQEMLPHRYPFLLVDRILEIEPGKRIVGLKNVTINEAFFQGHFPGQPIMPGVLVIEAMAQVGGVLLMRTMNVSAEKKLLYFTGIDRARFRRPVLPGDQVRFEIELLQLRSRTCRMHARAFVQDKLTAEAELTCMVVDRESPNLPPGVPVVMEE encoded by the coding sequence GTGATCGATATTCGACAGATTCAGGAGATGCTTCCCCACCGTTATCCTTTTCTTCTGGTCGATCGAATCCTCGAGATCGAGCCCGGAAAGAGGATAGTGGGGCTCAAGAATGTCACCATCAACGAGGCGTTCTTTCAGGGCCACTTTCCAGGCCAGCCGATTATGCCGGGCGTGCTGGTGATTGAGGCGATGGCGCAGGTCGGAGGGGTCCTGCTGATGCGGACGATGAACGTGAGCGCCGAAAAGAAGCTTCTGTATTTTACCGGCATCGACCGGGCCAGGTTTCGAAGGCCTGTCCTGCCTGGTGATCAGGTGAGATTCGAGATCGAACTGCTTCAACTCAGGAGCCGCACCTGCCGAATGCACGCCAGGGCCTTCGTGCAGGACAAGCTGACTGCGGAGGCTGAGCTGACGTGTATGGTCGTTGACAGGGAATCGCCGAACCTGCCTCCAGGTGTTCCTGTCGTAATGGAAGAATAA